In the genome of Eschrichtius robustus isolate mEscRob2 chromosome 12, mEscRob2.pri, whole genome shotgun sequence, one region contains:
- the SFTA2 gene encoding surfactant-associated protein 2 has product MGAGLSLFILLTLLASSQGAGSEMTLQLKMKDSFLANSSYDSSFLGLLEKLCSLLHLPSRTNVTLHHAGSPHHVTCKV; this is encoded by the exons ATGGGGGCTGggctgtccctcttcatcctcctGACCCTCCTCGCCAGCTCACAGGGAGCAG GGTCAGAAATGACTTTGCAACTGAAGATGAAGGACTCTTTTCTGGCAAATTCCTCCTATGATTCCAGCTTCCTGGGACTGCTCGAGAAG CTCtgctccctcctccacctcccatcAAGGACCAATGTCACCCTGCATCATGCAGGATCCCCACACCACGTCACCTGCAAAGTCTGA